One segment of Streptosporangium brasiliense DNA contains the following:
- a CDS encoding sensor histidine kinase produces the protein MTYGRFEIVERITPWALGVAVFLLSVASASGSMGVESALPAPVLAAVAAASGVAAARARRSLWPLAAVGAIAYAWLVMWPAAVAASYYAGTRLSRRDLWLYIGGATVVFALSGLASYRDGGYRALVVGTFANAVLMGGALLALPLLTGLWVRARRQVLDAVREQARQLQREQVLRAEQARGQERARIAREMHDVVAHRVSLMVLHAGALEVSAPDERTAEAAALISGAGREALSNLREVLGVLRSPDSVRGPQPTLADLDRLLDQSRVLGIVVNRHDEGAARPLSPVVERTAYRVVQEALTNVHKHAGNAETEVSVRYRPVELEVTVRNRSSAGTRGALPGSGWGLVGLRERVELVGGRLEAGPGDEDGFQVLARIPAA, from the coding sequence ATGACATACGGCAGGTTCGAGATCGTCGAGCGGATCACGCCGTGGGCGCTCGGCGTGGCGGTGTTCCTCCTGTCCGTGGCTTCGGCGTCCGGTTCGATGGGCGTGGAGTCGGCGTTGCCGGCCCCCGTGCTCGCGGCCGTCGCCGCCGCGTCGGGAGTGGCCGCGGCCCGCGCCAGGCGCTCGCTGTGGCCGCTGGCCGCGGTGGGCGCCATCGCCTACGCGTGGCTGGTGATGTGGCCCGCCGCCGTCGCGGCCTCCTACTACGCGGGCACCCGCCTGAGCCGCCGCGACCTGTGGCTCTACATCGGCGGCGCGACCGTGGTCTTCGCACTCAGCGGTCTCGCCTCCTACCGCGACGGGGGATATCGGGCGCTGGTCGTGGGCACCTTCGCCAACGCGGTCCTCATGGGCGGCGCGCTGCTCGCCCTGCCCCTGCTCACAGGGCTGTGGGTCCGCGCCAGGCGGCAGGTGCTCGACGCGGTGCGCGAGCAGGCGCGACAGCTGCAGCGCGAGCAGGTGCTCCGCGCCGAGCAGGCACGCGGCCAGGAGCGAGCGCGCATCGCGAGGGAGATGCACGACGTGGTCGCGCACCGGGTGTCGCTGATGGTCCTGCACGCCGGCGCCCTGGAGGTCAGCGCTCCCGACGAGCGCACGGCCGAAGCCGCGGCGCTGATCAGCGGTGCCGGCAGGGAGGCGCTGAGCAACCTGCGCGAGGTGCTCGGCGTGCTGCGATCGCCCGACTCCGTACGCGGCCCGCAGCCCACGCTGGCCGACCTCGACCGGCTGCTCGACCAGTCCCGCGTGCTGGGCATCGTGGTCAACCGCCACGACGAGGGCGCCGCGCGTCCGCTCAGTCCCGTCGTGGAGCGCACCGCCTACCGCGTGGTCCAGGAGGCGCTGACCAACGTGCACAAGCACGCGGGCAACGCCGAGACCGAGGTGTCCGTCCGCTACCGGCCCGTCGAGCTGGAGGTCACCGTGCGCAACAGATCCTCCGCCGGGACGCGCGGCGCGCTGCCCGGCTCCGGCTGGGGACTGGTCGGCCTGCGCGAACGCGTCGAGCTGGTCGGCGGCCGGCTGGAGGCCGGCCCGGGGGACGAGGACGGCTTCCAGGTCCTGGCCAGGATCCCGGCCGCATGA
- a CDS encoding response regulator, which produces MIRVLIVDDEALVRSGLRMILEAAGDMAVVGEARDGDEAVAAAARLRPQVVLMDVRMPGTDGLIAGARVLAAPDAPKLIMLTTFDLDEYVHEALRLGAVGFLLKDTPPRELAAAVRTVAAGQAMLSPTVIKRLISSFVDKAPSRAESARDRLASLTAREEDVVRALARGLSNAEIGRELKLTEATVKAHVSRLLAKLGLANRVQAAILVHDADLG; this is translated from the coding sequence ATGATCCGCGTACTGATCGTCGACGACGAGGCGCTGGTCAGGTCCGGGCTGCGGATGATCCTGGAGGCGGCGGGCGACATGGCGGTCGTCGGCGAGGCCCGCGACGGCGACGAGGCGGTCGCCGCCGCCGCCAGGCTCAGGCCCCAGGTCGTGCTGATGGACGTCCGCATGCCCGGCACCGACGGCCTGATCGCCGGGGCCCGGGTCCTGGCCGCGCCCGACGCGCCCAAGCTGATCATGCTCACCACGTTCGACCTGGACGAATACGTCCACGAGGCGCTACGGCTCGGCGCGGTCGGGTTCCTGCTCAAGGACACCCCGCCCCGGGAGCTGGCCGCCGCCGTCCGCACGGTCGCGGCGGGCCAGGCCATGCTGTCTCCCACGGTGATCAAGCGGCTGATCAGCTCGTTCGTCGACAAGGCCCCTTCCCGGGCCGAGTCCGCGCGCGACCGGCTGGCGTCACTGACCGCCAGGGAGGAGGACGTGGTCAGGGCACTGGCCCGCGGCCTGTCGAACGCGGAGATCGGACGGGAGCTCAAGCTGACGGAGGCGACGGTGAAGGCGCACGTCAGCCGGCTGCTCGCCAAGCTGGGCCTGGCCAACAGGGTGCAGGCGGCGATCCTGGTGCACGATGCGGACCTCGGCTGA
- the rpoB gene encoding DNA-directed RNA polymerase subunit beta, translating to MAASRNASAIPAGPRRVSFSRVQEPLEVPDLLALQTESFDWLLGNEKWKGRVEAARQAGRKDVPAQSGLEEIFEEISPIEDFSGTMSLSFRDHRFEPPKYSVDECKDKDMTYSAPMFVTAEFINNTTGEIKSQTVFMGDFPLMTGKGTFIINGTERVVVSQLVRSPGVYFDRSVDKTSDKDLYGCKVIPSRGAWLEFEIDKRDSVGVRIDRKRKQAVTVLLKALGWTNEQILERFGQYESMRATLEKDHTAGQDDALLDIYRKLRPGEPPTKESAQTLLENLYFNHKRYDLAKVGRYKINKKLGVDSDITQGTLTEEDIVATIEYIVKLHAGETSMPAAEGAPIDTVIIETDDIDHFGNRRLRSVGELIQNQVRLGLARMERVVRERMTTQDVEAITPQTLINIRPVVASIKEFFGTSQLSQFMDQINPLAGLTHKRRLNALGPGGLSRERAGFEVRDVHPSHYGRMCPIETPEGPNIGLIGSLASYGRLNPFGFIETPYRKVVDGTVTDQIEYLTADEEDRYVKAQANTALNPDGTFAEARVLVRTKGGETELARAEEIDYMDVSPRQMVSVATAMIPFLEHDDANRALMGANMMRQSVPLLKSESPLVGTGMEYRAATDAGDVITADKAGVVEEVSADYVTVMNDDGTRTTYRVAKFKRSNQGTCFNQKPIVKEGDRIEVNQVVADGPCTDNGEMALGKNLLVAFMPWEGHNYEDAIILSQRLVQDDVLSSIHIEEHEVDARDTKLGPEEITRDIPNVSEEVLADLDERGIIRIGAEVVPGDILVGKVTPKGETELTPEERLLRAIFGEKAREVRDTSLKVPHGEQGKVIGVRVFSREEGDELPPGVNELVRVYVAQKRKITDGDKLAGRHGNKGVISKILPVEDMPFLEDGTPVDIILNPLGVPGRMNVGQVLETHLGWIAARGWDITGIQEAWAERLRDKGFAEVDPRTNMATPIFDGAHEEEIVGLLDSTVPNRDGDRLVQSSGKARLFDGRSGEPFPHPISVGYIYILKLLHLVDDKIHARSTGPYSMITQQPLGGKAQFGGQRFGEMEVWALEAYGAAYALQEQLTIKSDDVLGRVKVYEAIVKGENIPEPGIPESFKVLIKEMQSLCLNVEVLSSDGMSIEMRDTDEDVFRAAEELGIDLSRREPSSVEEV from the coding sequence GTGGCAGCCTCGCGCAACGCCTCCGCCATACCCGCCGGCCCCCGTCGCGTCTCCTTCTCCCGCGTCCAGGAGCCGCTCGAAGTTCCTGATCTTCTCGCTCTCCAGACCGAGTCCTTCGACTGGTTGCTCGGCAACGAGAAGTGGAAGGGGCGGGTCGAGGCGGCTCGCCAGGCCGGGCGCAAGGACGTTCCGGCCCAGTCGGGTCTCGAAGAGATCTTCGAAGAGATCAGTCCCATCGAGGACTTCTCCGGAACCATGTCCCTGTCGTTCCGCGATCACCGATTCGAGCCGCCCAAGTACTCAGTCGATGAGTGCAAAGACAAGGACATGACCTACTCCGCCCCGATGTTCGTCACGGCGGAGTTCATCAATAACACCACTGGTGAGATCAAGAGCCAGACCGTGTTCATGGGCGACTTCCCGCTCATGACCGGCAAGGGCACTTTCATCATCAACGGCACCGAGCGTGTCGTGGTCTCCCAGCTGGTCCGGTCCCCGGGCGTCTACTTCGACCGCAGCGTCGACAAGACCTCCGACAAGGACCTCTACGGCTGCAAGGTCATCCCGTCCCGGGGGGCCTGGCTCGAGTTCGAGATCGACAAGCGTGACAGTGTCGGCGTCCGTATCGACCGCAAGCGCAAGCAGGCCGTCACGGTGCTGCTGAAGGCGCTGGGGTGGACCAACGAGCAGATCCTCGAGCGGTTCGGCCAGTACGAGTCGATGCGGGCCACCCTGGAGAAGGACCACACGGCCGGCCAGGACGACGCCCTGCTCGACATCTACCGCAAGCTGCGGCCCGGCGAGCCGCCGACCAAGGAGTCGGCGCAGACGCTGCTGGAGAATCTGTATTTCAACCACAAGCGTTACGACCTGGCCAAGGTCGGCCGTTACAAGATCAACAAGAAGCTGGGTGTCGACAGCGACATCACGCAGGGGACGCTGACCGAAGAGGACATCGTCGCCACCATCGAATACATCGTCAAGCTCCACGCCGGTGAGACCTCGATGCCGGCGGCCGAGGGCGCGCCGATCGACACGGTGATCATCGAGACCGACGACATCGACCACTTCGGCAACCGCCGCCTGCGCAGCGTCGGCGAGCTCATCCAGAACCAGGTCCGCCTGGGTCTGGCCCGTATGGAGCGCGTCGTGCGCGAGCGGATGACCACCCAGGACGTCGAGGCGATCACGCCGCAGACCCTGATCAACATCCGCCCGGTCGTCGCCTCCATCAAGGAGTTCTTCGGCACCTCCCAGCTGTCGCAGTTCATGGACCAGATCAACCCGCTGGCCGGCCTGACGCACAAGCGGCGGCTGAACGCATTGGGTCCCGGTGGTCTGTCCCGTGAGCGGGCCGGCTTCGAGGTCCGTGACGTGCACCCGTCCCACTACGGCCGGATGTGCCCGATCGAGACGCCGGAAGGCCCGAACATCGGCCTGATCGGCTCGCTGGCCTCCTACGGCAGGCTCAACCCCTTCGGCTTCATCGAGACGCCCTACCGCAAGGTCGTCGACGGGACGGTGACCGACCAGATCGAATACCTCACCGCGGACGAGGAGGACCGCTACGTCAAGGCGCAGGCCAACACGGCGCTCAACCCCGACGGCACGTTCGCCGAGGCTCGCGTCCTGGTCCGCACCAAGGGCGGGGAGACCGAGCTCGCCCGCGCCGAGGAGATCGACTACATGGACGTGTCGCCGCGCCAGATGGTGTCGGTGGCCACCGCGATGATCCCGTTCCTGGAGCACGACGACGCCAACCGGGCGCTCATGGGCGCGAACATGATGCGCCAGTCGGTGCCGCTGCTCAAGAGCGAGTCGCCGCTGGTGGGCACCGGCATGGAATACCGTGCCGCGACCGACGCCGGTGACGTCATCACCGCCGACAAGGCGGGCGTGGTCGAGGAGGTCTCGGCCGACTACGTCACGGTGATGAACGACGACGGCACCCGCACCACCTACCGGGTCGCGAAGTTCAAGCGCTCCAACCAGGGCACCTGCTTCAACCAGAAGCCGATCGTCAAGGAAGGCGACCGGATCGAGGTCAACCAGGTCGTCGCCGACGGTCCGTGCACCGACAACGGCGAGATGGCGCTGGGCAAGAACCTGCTGGTGGCGTTCATGCCGTGGGAGGGTCACAACTACGAAGACGCGATCATCCTGTCCCAGCGGCTGGTCCAGGACGACGTGCTGTCCTCGATCCACATCGAGGAGCACGAGGTCGACGCCCGCGACACCAAGCTGGGCCCCGAGGAGATCACCCGGGACATCCCGAACGTCTCCGAGGAGGTGCTGGCCGACCTCGACGAGCGCGGCATCATCCGGATCGGCGCCGAGGTCGTCCCCGGCGACATCCTGGTCGGCAAGGTCACGCCCAAGGGCGAGACCGAGCTGACGCCCGAGGAGCGGCTGCTGCGCGCGATCTTCGGTGAGAAGGCCCGCGAGGTCCGTGACACCTCCCTGAAGGTGCCGCACGGCGAGCAGGGCAAGGTCATCGGGGTGCGGGTGTTCAGCCGTGAGGAGGGCGACGAGCTGCCGCCGGGGGTCAACGAGCTGGTCCGCGTCTACGTGGCGCAGAAGCGTAAGATCACCGACGGTGACAAGCTGGCCGGCCGGCACGGCAACAAGGGTGTCATCTCCAAGATCCTCCCGGTCGAGGACATGCCGTTCCTGGAGGACGGCACGCCGGTCGACATCATCCTCAACCCGCTGGGCGTGCCCGGCCGGATGAACGTCGGCCAGGTGCTGGAGACCCATCTGGGGTGGATCGCCGCCCGCGGCTGGGACATCACCGGCATCCAGGAGGCCTGGGCCGAGCGGCTGCGCGACAAGGGCTTCGCCGAGGTCGACCCGCGCACCAACATGGCCACCCCGATCTTCGACGGCGCCCACGAGGAAGAGATCGTCGGCCTGCTCGACAGCACCGTCCCCAACCGTGACGGGGACCGGCTGGTGCAGTCCAGCGGCAAGGCCCGGCTGTTCGACGGCCGTTCCGGCGAGCCGTTCCCGCACCCGATCTCGGTCGGCTACATCTACATCCTGAAGCTGCTCCACCTGGTCGACGACAAGATCCACGCGCGGTCGACCGGTCCGTACTCCATGATCACCCAGCAGCCGCTGGGTGGTAAGGCGCAGTTCGGCGGGCAGCGTTTCGGTGAGATGGAGGTGTGGGCGCTGGAGGCCTACGGCGCCGCCTACGCCCTGCAGGAGCAGTTGACGATCAAGTCCGACGACGTCCTGGGCCGGGTGAAGGTCTACGAGGCCATCGTCAAGGGCGAGAACATCCCCGAGCCCGGCATTCCGGAGTCGTTCAAGGTCCTCATCAAGGAAATGCAGTCGCTGTGCCTGAACGTCGAGGTGCTCTCCAGCGACGGCATGTCCATCGAGATGCGTGACACCGACGAGGACGTCTTCCGCGCCGCGGAAGAGCTCGGCATCGACCTGTCCCGGCGTGAGCCGAGCAGCGTCGAAGAGGTCTGA